One genomic region from Buteo buteo chromosome 12, bButBut1.hap1.1, whole genome shotgun sequence encodes:
- the CAPN8 gene encoding calpain-8 translates to MSRVAARLCQERAAAAGLGSNRNAIKYLKQDYEALKQQCLQAGTLFKDEEFPACPSVLGYRDLGPYSFKTRGIIWKRPTELCANPQFIIGGATRTDVCQGELGDCWLLAAIASLTLNPDILYRVVPKAQSFQKDYAGIFHFQFWQYGEWVDVVVDDRLPTKNGKLLFVHSEESNEFWSALLEKAYAKLNGSYEALAGGSTIEAFEDFTGGISESYELRRAPSNLYQIIQKALRAGSLLGCSIDITTAAEIEAITSLKLVKGHAYSVTGAEEVYYRGRPEKLVRLRNPWGDVEWTGAWSDNAPEWNYVDPKQKQALDKQVDDGEFWMAFSDFQRQFTRLEICNLTPDTLTSNEVNKWDLTLFNGQWRRGSTAGGCQNYQATYWTNPQFKIRLDKPDDDHEGSLDEPCCTILVGLMQKNRRRQKKMGEGLLSIGYSLYRIPEELENNTDIHVNRAFFARNQPAARSDPYINLREVSSRMKLPQGEYLIVPSTFEPYKNGEFCLRVFSEKQAKTQVIGDVVSANPYEPHVDNKDIDDEFKTLFQKLSGGDCEVTAVELRTILNQVLAKRNDIKSDGFNINTCREMISLLDVNGTGTLGLVEFKTLWMKIQKYLAIYKKVDSDYSGTIDSHEMRNALREAGFTLNDQVQHSIVIRYACSKLTIDFDGFVACMIRLETLFKVFHLLDKDKSEVIQLSLAEWLCSTLV, encoded by the exons ATGTCCAGGGTGGCAGCGAGGCTGTGCCAAGAAAGAGCGGCCGCGGCCGGGCTGGGATCCAACAGGAATGCCATCAAGTATTTGAAGCAGGACTACGAAGCCCTGAagcagcagtgcctgcaggcTGGCACCCTGTTCAAGGATGAGGAGTTCCCAGCCTGTCCTTCCGTACTGGGCTACCGGGACCTGGGACCGTACTCCTTCAAAACGCGGGGAATAATCTGGAAACGCCCCACG GAGTTATGTGCCAACCCTCAGTTTATAATCGGAGGAGCTACTCGAACGGATGTCTGCCAAGGAGAGCTGG GTGATTGCTGGCTCCTAGCTGCCATTGCATCTCTCACTTTGAATCCAGACATTCTGTACCGTGTTGTTCCCAAGGCTCAGAGTTTCCAGAAGGACTATGCTGGGATCTTTCACTTCCAG TTCTGGCAGTACGGGGAGTGGGTGGACGTCGTGGTGGACGACAGGCTGCCCACCAAGAATGGGAAGCTGCTCTTCGTGCACTCGGAGGAAAGCAACGAATTCTGGAGCGCGCTGCTGGAGAAGGCCTACGCCAA GTTGAATGGCTCTTATGAAGCTCTTGCAGGAGGGTCCACTATAGAGGCCTTTGAGGATTTTACCGGAGGCATCTCTGAGTCCTATGAGCTGCGGAGGGCTCCTTCAAACCTGTACCAAATCATCCAGAAGGCTCTGAGAGCTGGGTCGCTGCTTGGCTGTTCCATAGAT ATAACTACTGCAGCTGAAATAGAAGCAATCACAAGTCTGAAGCTGGTAAAGGGACACGCTTACTCTGTCACTGGAGCAGAAGAG GTATATTACCGAGGACGGCCAGAGAAACTAGTGAGGCTTAGAAATCCCTGGGGTGACGTGGAATGGACTGGAGCTTGGAGTGATAA TGCTCCTGAATGGAATTATGTTGATCCCAAACAAAAACAGGCTCTGGATAAGCAAGTAGATGATGGAGAGTTTTG GATGGCATTTTCggattttcaaaggcagttcACCCGCCTTGAGATCTGCAACTTGACTCCCGACACACTGACAAGCAATGAGGTCAATAAATGGGACCTGACCCTGTTTAACGGACAGTGGAGACGGGGTTCAactgctgggggctgccagaATTACCAAG CGACATACTGGACCAATCCCCAGTTTAAAATCCGGTTGGACAAACCAGATGATGACCATGAAGGGAGTTTGGATGAGCCATGCTGTACTATACTGGTGGGCTTGATGCAGAAGAACCgcaggagacagaagaaaatgggagaagGTCTGCTTAGTATTGGTTATTCGCTCTATCGG atTCCTGAGGAG CTGGAAAATAACACAGATATTCATGTAAACCGTGCTTTCTTCGCAAGGAACCAACCAGCAGCTCGGTCTGATCCTTACATCAACCTGCGTGAAGTCTCCAGCCGCATGAAGTTGCCCCAGGGAGAATACCTCATTGTGCCGTCCACTTTTGAGCCTTACAAAAATGGAGAGTTCTGCCTGCGAgttttttctgagaaacaggCTAAAACGCA ggTGATTGGTGATGTGGTGTCTGCAAACCCATATGAG CCTCATGTTGATAACAAAGATATAGATGATGAGTTCAAGACTCTGTTTCAAAAGCTCTCTGGAGGG GACTGTGAAGTGACTGCAGTTGAACTTCGAACTATCCTAAATCAGGTTTTGGCGAAGA GAAATGATATTAAAAGTGATGGATTCAACATTAACACTTGCAGGGAGATGATCAGCCTTTTAGATGT CAATGGGACCGGCACCTTGGGACTTGTGGAATTCAAGACACTTTGGATGAAGATTCAGAAGTATTTG GCAATCTATAAGAAAGTGGACAGTGACTACTCTGGTACCATCGACTCCCATGAGATGCGAAATGCCCTCAGAGAGGCAG